Proteins from a genomic interval of Symmachiella macrocystis:
- the rsmD gene encoding 16S rRNA (guanine(966)-N(2))-methyltransferase RsmD: protein MRIISGKYRRRKLLANPGQTTRPIIDRVKVALFDRLEEKLQGAAVADIFAGTGSFGLEALSRGGRLAVFIEQDHRAWELLKQNVESLNAEEETLCWRTNALRSSFKPKGLDDWSPYDIVFFDPPYRFMERADETSEPYKALTRLARADVTADDALLVIRTGGRAEFAVPPEWSLQECLKPSSMALHFFVKSTDPPAPGTAEE from the coding sequence ATGCGCATTATTTCCGGAAAGTACCGTCGTCGTAAATTGCTCGCTAATCCCGGTCAAACCACACGCCCCATCATCGATCGAGTCAAAGTGGCCTTGTTCGATCGTCTTGAAGAAAAGCTTCAAGGCGCGGCGGTCGCCGATATTTTCGCAGGCACGGGCAGTTTTGGCTTGGAAGCTCTCAGCCGCGGCGGGCGGCTAGCAGTCTTTATTGAGCAGGACCATCGTGCATGGGAATTGCTCAAGCAGAACGTTGAGTCGCTCAACGCTGAAGAAGAGACGCTCTGTTGGCGTACCAATGCATTACGGTCCTCCTTCAAACCCAAAGGACTGGACGATTGGAGCCCGTACGATATCGTCTTCTTCGATCCCCCTTACCGATTCATGGAAAGGGCCGATGAAACCTCCGAGCCTTACAAGGCGCTCACGCGCTTAGCGCGCGCCGATGTCACGGCCGACGATGCGCTGCTGGTCATCCGCACCGGGGGCAGGGCCGAATTTGCTGTCCCTCCGGAATGGTCACTCCAAGAATGCCTTAAGCCGTCGAGCATGGCTTTGCACTTCTTCGTGAAATCGACCGATCCTCCGGCTCCCGGCACCGCCGAGGAGTAA
- a CDS encoding SDR family NAD(P)-dependent oxidoreductase → MSIWDRLRLDGRKLFITGGSRGLGREMALAIAEAGADVVLVGRDAESLEQTAEDIRGFGRNAHTIIGDIGQPAQAEQICRDALAEYGPFEILINNVGGRRINVPTEELPLDDWQTILDLNLTSTFLCTKIIGGAMLQLPGGGRVINNASISGMIASRNIGGRSYEASKAAVIAFTRATAADWAPQGVTVNAICPGGFMTEPNQRWAKDNPSVIESFEAAIPAGKFGEPEDLGPLAVYLASDASRYMTGATLVIDGGYTLW, encoded by the coding sequence ATGAGCATTTGGGATCGATTGCGGTTAGATGGACGGAAGCTCTTCATCACCGGCGGGAGTCGCGGATTGGGGCGGGAAATGGCGCTGGCCATTGCCGAAGCGGGCGCCGATGTCGTGCTCGTCGGCCGCGATGCGGAGAGTTTAGAACAAACAGCTGAGGATATTCGCGGATTCGGACGCAACGCGCATACCATCATTGGGGATATTGGGCAACCGGCACAGGCGGAACAAATTTGCCGCGACGCTCTTGCCGAATATGGACCGTTTGAGATTCTGATCAACAATGTGGGCGGGCGGCGGATTAATGTCCCGACCGAGGAATTGCCGTTGGACGATTGGCAGACGATTCTCGATTTGAATCTCACCAGCACGTTCCTCTGCACAAAAATCATCGGCGGGGCGATGCTCCAATTGCCCGGCGGTGGACGGGTGATTAACAACGCGTCTATATCGGGCATGATCGCCAGCCGTAACATCGGTGGCCGCAGCTACGAAGCATCCAAGGCGGCGGTGATCGCCTTCACGCGGGCGACAGCTGCCGATTGGGCGCCACAAGGCGTGACGGTCAATGCGATCTGTCCCGGCGGATTTATGACCGAACCCAACCAGCGCTGGGCCAAGGACAATCCCTCGGTCATCGAGTCCTTCGAGGCTGCGATTCCTGCGGGGAAATTTGGCGAACCGGAAGACCTGGGACCGTTGGCGGTCTATCTCGCCTCCGACGCTTCGCGCTATATGACTGGGGCGACCTTGGTCATCGACGGCGGATATACGTTGTGGTAA
- the csrA gene encoding carbon storage regulator CsrA — protein MLVLSRKKNESIVIDDNIVITVVEVRGDKVRLGIQAPKEIPVHRSEVYEAIHNHEQKTGHSGVSPAET, from the coding sequence ATGTTAGTTCTTTCACGTAAAAAGAACGAAAGCATTGTAATTGACGACAACATCGTCATCACGGTGGTGGAAGTTCGTGGGGATAAAGTGCGTTTGGGAATCCAAGCGCCCAAGGAAATCCCCGTACACCGCAGTGAAGTTTACGAAGCAATCCACAATCATGAACAGAAGACCGGTCACTCCGGGGTTTCCCCCGCTGAGACTTAG
- a CDS encoding NIPSNAP family protein, whose amino-acid sequence MKSTYRLAACGFAILAALLATTRFTTNNNSHADEPAESRIFELRTYTTNPGKLAALHARFRDHTMKLFEKHGMKNVAYWTPSDEKLADNTLIYVVSHASPEAAKASWKGFISDPQWKEAYAESIADGKLVKKVESVYMTPTDFSPMKK is encoded by the coding sequence ATGAAATCCACGTACCGATTGGCCGCCTGCGGCTTTGCGATTCTTGCGGCTCTGCTCGCCACTACACGATTCACCACGAACAATAACAGCCACGCCGACGAACCGGCTGAGAGTCGTATTTTTGAATTGCGGACCTATACCACCAACCCGGGAAAGCTGGCCGCACTGCACGCGCGTTTTCGTGACCACACAATGAAACTCTTCGAAAAGCACGGCATGAAAAATGTCGCCTACTGGACGCCAAGTGATGAAAAACTGGCCGACAATACGCTGATCTACGTCGTCTCCCACGCCAGTCCCGAAGCGGCCAAGGCATCCTGGAAGGGTTTCATCAGCGATCCGCAATGGAAAGAGGCATACGCCGAATCGATCGCCGATGGCAAACTCGTCAAAAAGGTCGAGAGCGTGTACATGACGCCGACTGATTTTTCTCCGATGAAGAAGTGA
- a CDS encoding response regulator transcription factor — MVAEDFSGRALTDVVVNRILLIEADAETAQSMKTLLESQKFTVLTAKDGGQAQSIFVMRKPDFVITELILKGDTGFEICERFKQTDKTVPVLVVSEIELDQAKKLASRVGADGYLVKPVQPEVLLSKIREIAENAWWEVHSDRPREDRRVRFSCSCGKRFRVSPVHRGKSLTCPECGEPTMVPIHD; from the coding sequence ATGGTCGCAGAAGATTTCTCTGGCCGCGCCCTCACCGACGTCGTCGTCAATCGGATTCTGCTTATCGAAGCGGACGCCGAGACGGCGCAGTCCATGAAGACGCTGCTTGAAAGCCAAAAATTCACAGTATTGACAGCCAAAGACGGCGGCCAAGCGCAATCGATCTTTGTCATGCGCAAGCCCGACTTTGTAATCACCGAGTTGATTTTAAAGGGCGACACTGGATTCGAGATTTGCGAACGCTTCAAACAAACGGATAAAACGGTACCTGTCTTGGTCGTCTCTGAGATCGAACTGGATCAAGCGAAGAAGCTTGCTTCCCGAGTCGGCGCCGATGGTTATCTCGTTAAGCCGGTACAGCCCGAAGTCCTCTTGTCGAAGATCCGAGAAATCGCCGAAAACGCGTGGTGGGAGGTCCACTCAGACCGCCCGCGCGAAGACCGGCGCGTACGCTTTTCTTGTTCCTGTGGAAAGCGGTTTCGCGTCAGTCCGGTTCACCGCGGCAAATCGTTGACCTGTCCTGAGTGCGGGGAACCCACGATGGTTCCAATCCACGATTAG
- a CDS encoding FHA domain-containing protein, which produces MATLIVQNGKHQGTKIPLPNREVTVGRDDKCYVRLTSGDVSRVHCSLLATNEGILIKDSGSQNGVIINGMKIEGDHMMRPGDLLKVGPVKFTMEIPQLAAPPGSADDDSIATWLAEGDTNASAADSETTEIQTVEANREHAATAELPPAEPEAKSIAEEAQDIIRRHFETKKK; this is translated from the coding sequence ATGGCGACGTTGATCGTTCAAAACGGTAAACACCAAGGCACTAAGATTCCGCTTCCCAACCGGGAAGTGACTGTCGGCCGCGACGACAAATGTTACGTCCGTTTAACATCTGGGGACGTCAGTCGGGTTCACTGTTCGCTGCTGGCTACCAATGAAGGGATTCTTATTAAGGATTCCGGTAGTCAAAATGGTGTGATCATCAACGGCATGAAGATTGAAGGGGACCACATGATGCGGCCCGGGGACCTGCTGAAAGTCGGCCCCGTGAAGTTCACCATGGAAATCCCCCAATTGGCTGCACCGCCCGGGTCGGCTGACGACGATAGTATTGCGACCTGGCTGGCCGAAGGGGACACCAACGCCAGTGCCGCCGACTCCGAAACGACTGAAATACAAACTGTCGAAGCAAACCGCGAGCATGCAGCTACTGCTGAACTGCCCCCGGCCGAGCCGGAAGCCAAGTCGATTGCCGAAGAGGCACAAGACATCATTCGCCGGCACTTTGAAACGAAAAAGAAGTAA